In Deltaproteobacteria bacterium, a single window of DNA contains:
- a CDS encoding rubrerythrin encodes MPEFGSPFSVLASGRKLTHEELVRAIRFMIAAEYEAIQLYMQLAESTDNEAAKAVLVDIADEEREHAGEFLRLLRHLDPDEERFYASGAKEVEEILQKVGK; translated from the coding sequence ATGCCTGAATTCGGATCACCTTTTTCCGTCCTTGCCTCTGGTCGAAAGCTCACGCACGAAGAACTCGTCCGGGCGATTCGTTTCATGATAGCAGCTGAATACGAGGCCATTCAGCTCTACATGCAGCTTGCCGAATCAACGGACAACGAGGCAGCCAAGGCGGTCCTCGTCGATATCGCAGACGAGGAAAGGGAGCACGCAGGCGAGTTTCTTCGGCTCCTTCGGCATCTTGACCCGGATGAGGAAAGGTTTTACGCCTCTGGTGCAAAAGAGGTGGAGGAAATCCTTCAAAAGGTGGGGAAATAA